The genomic window AAGCTCATCAGGAAGGAACTCACGATCGGCCACGCCCAGAACGTCGCGAAGATCAGCAGGTACGGCAGGATGAACAGGTACGGGGCCAGGGGCACGCGGGCGCGGCGGCGCGGCGGTGGCGCGGGGTTGACGGTGGTCATGGGAACCTCTCTGAAACAGGGTGGGGCCGGATGCGTGCCGCGCCGGGAGTGGCGGCGCGCATCCGGCCCTGATGGGTGCGGGTGAAGATGAAACCGGCGGGCGGCACGTCACCGGGCCGCCCGCCCGGGGGTCACTTCGCGATGGGCAGGCCGGTGGCGGCGCTGATCTTCTTCGCGGCGTCGTTCAGGGCGTCCTGCGCGGTCTTGTACTTGCCCTTCACGTAGTCGGCCTGCACGACGATCATGACCTGACGGGCATCCTGGAAGTACTGGGTGCCGCGCGCGGCGGGCACGTCGCCCAGCGTGTCGAGGATGGTCTTCCAGACCGTCTGGTTGCCCCAGTATGGCTGCTTCTGGTTGACGTAGGCGTCCTTGCTGGCGGTCAGGAGGCTGGGGACCAGACCCTGGCTCTTGAGCATGGTGACCTGACCGTTCGTGGTGGCCAGGGCGTTTTCCAGGAAGGCGTACGCGGCGGCCTGGTTCTTGCTGCTGCTGGGGATGGCCAGGGCGCTGCCGCCCAGGTTGCTGGCGCGCACGCCGCCGGGGCGGCTGGCGGGCATGGGGTACACGCCCCACTTGCCCTTCTGGTCCGCGGCGTTTGTGCGGATGGTGCCCTCGTACCACGCGCCGAACATGGCGCTCGCCAGGCGGTTGGCCTTGAAGGCGGTGATCTGGCCGCCCCAGTCGGTGGTCATGACGACGTCGTTGCTCAGGAGCTTCTTGACGGTGTCCAGGGCCTGCACGCAGCCGCTCTTGGCGATGGTGATCTGCGTGGCGTTGTTGTCGAAGTAGAAGCAGTTGTTTTGGTTGGCGAGCATGCGGAACCACTCGTCGTCCTGGCCGTTGCCGATGGCGCCCATCTTGACCTTGCCGCCGAACTTGGTGTTGAGTTTCTTGCCGGCCGCCAGGAAGTCGTCCCAGGTCTTGATGCTGGCGGCGTTGATGCCGGCCTGCTGGTACAGGTCACGGCGGTAGAAGATCACGACGGGGCCGGAATCCCAGGGCATCGCGTAGCGTTTGTTGCCGACGGTCAGTTCGGTCCACTTGAAGGCGGGGAAGCTCTTGGCGTATTTGTTCGCGCCCAGGGTGTTCAGGTCGGTGAAGCAGTCGGGGAAGCGCGCCCAGAACACTTCGGCCTCGTTGTTCTCGATGGAGTACACGTCGGGCATGTCCACGCCGCCCGCGGCGCAGCCGGCCAGACCGCGGTCGTAGACGTTCTGGTTGCCCAGGTCGACGACGTTGACCTTCACGTTGGGGTACTTCTTGTTGAAGCTGGGAACGGTGCTCTGCAGCGCCTTGGCGGCGGCGTCCCAGGACCAGATGGTCACGGTGCCCGAGAGGCTCTGGGCGGAGGTGGTGCCCGCGAGGGCAAGGGCGGTGAGCAGTGCAAGTTTCTTCATGGCGTCTCCTGGGTGGGACGGGGTGAGGAACCGGATGGATGGTTCGCAGGACGGGTCAACAGTGCGGTAACCGGTTTCTGAATGATGGTGGTGGGCAGAGTGCAGAGTGTGGGGAGGTCGCGCAGGTGCGTCGGTCTGCACCGGTGTCCGTGTGGACGGGTTTACTTGAGGTACATCCGGAGCATACATTTGAGTAACCGGTTTCGCAAGGGGGGAACACCATTCGCAAAAAAGCCCCAACCATCTACGACATCGCCCAGCGCGCGCAGGTGTCCGTCGCCACCGTCTCCCGCGTCCTCAACGGCCACAACACCGTCAACGAGGTCCTGCGCGAACGCGTCGAACAGGCCATGCGCGAACTGCGCTTCAGGCCCAACCGCATCGCCCAGACCCTCTACCACCACCGCTCCAAGACCATCGGCTGCATCCTCCCGGACATCGGCAACCCCTTCTTCAGCCAGCTCTTCTTACAACTGGAGATCGGCGCCTTCGAACGCGGCTACACCATGATCCTCGGCAACACCGTTAGCACCCGCGACATGGAACTCACCTACCTGCACGCCCTCACTGAGCGGCAGGTCGACGGCCTGCTGTACCTCGGCGGACTCGCCAACGACCCCGCCCCCGACCCCGAAGCGCTGCGCACCCTGAACGACATCGCCGAACGCCTCCCCATCGTCGCGGTCAACGGTGACGTCCCCGGCGCGCCCCTGGCCTCCAGCGTCCGCTCGGACGAGATCGGCGGCACCCGCACCCTCCTCGACCTGCTGCGCCGCCACGGACACACCCACGTCGCGTTCCTCGGCGGACAGCTCGACGTCACCACCAGCCTCGAGAAACTCGACCTGTACCGCGAACGCCACCCCGGCGTCCCGAATCACTGGATTCAGCTGACCGGCCTGACCATCGAAGCCGGCCGGACCGCCATGAGTGCCCTGCTGGCCGCCGGCACCCCTCCCACCGCCTGCCTGTGCGTGAACGACCTCGTCGCCGCCGGCGCGCTGGCCGTCGCGCACGAACGCGGCCTGAACGTCCCCCGCGACCTGTCCATCGTCGGCTTCGACGACATCTTCGTCGCGCAGGTCGTCACTCCACCCCTCACCAGCGTCAACCACAACTACGCCGAGGTGGCCCGCCAGTCCCTCGACGCCCTCCTCGACGCCATCGAAGGCCAGAAACCCGCGCGGCACATCACCGTCCCGACCCTACTGATCGCACGCGAATCGGTCAGCGACCCACTCGTCCACCACTGACACAGGTGTTCAGTCCCACCCAGGACCCACACCGCGCCCCTGGGCTCCACTTCTGCCCGACTCAGATGGTCGCTCCGCTCGGTGCCTCCGCAGTGTGCTGTGAGAGTCGCCGTCAGCCTCACGCCGGGAGACTGCTCACGCCGCTGAGGCGAGCCGCCTGAGGCCGCGCCTGTCCCAGCAGCGCCGGGGTGTGCCGTTGATCCCAGAACGGGACACCCCAGTGAGGCGAACCCGGAACGGTGGACCACACCGGTCCAACCGAACTGACTCGCAGCACTGCGCCGCAGAGTGAGAGCGAACCGGGGGCCAGACGTGAAAGCGGCTCCACGGATCGCCTCCAGAGGGGTGTGCGCGGCGGACGAAATCCGAACCCGGAGCCTGCCTCGCCGCACCACAGGTCGGGAGGGGTGTCCTCAGGGCCGAGCAGGTGAACCGCCGGGCAGGACGTCATCCTGGGGGCTGGTCGTTTCAGTGGTCCACCTTCACTCCGGCTCAGCCGGGCAGCAGGAACAGGCCCAGCGCGCCGGTCGGTATGTCGCCGTCCTGGAAGGGACGGAAGTACCGGCGCGTCAGGGTGTCCAGGTCGGCCCGCAACTGCGTGAGTTCATCCGGCGTGAGTTTCAGCGGCACCCAGCGCGTCACGGTCTGTGCGGCGGCGAACACCTGCGCGTAGGTGTCCGCCACACTCTGGCCCCGCAGGACCGGATCGACCTGCAACACCCCATGCTCGAAGAAAAAGCGCAGGTGCAGGTCGTGTTCCGGCAGATCCAGCCGCGTGAAGCTGCGGTTCAGGTTCGCGCGCAGGGTCCGGCCCAGCCGCTCGTGCAGGTACGCCGCGAAAGACGGGTAAGGCGAGTCCCGGAACGGCACATCCACCGTCGCGTGCGCCGGGGCGTAGCGGCGCACGCTGCGGCCCGCGCGGCGCTCGACACCCGCGACGGTCAGCAGGTCCGCCGCCAGCAGGCGCTGAACGCGGCGGTACGTGGTGTTCGGTTTCGTTCCGGTCAGGTCCGCCAGTTCGGTCACGCTGCGCGGCCCCTCGTGACAGCGGGCCAGCAGCGCGCAGTGCTGGGGATCGAACAGCAGGTCGGCACGGTTCACGCCAGCATGATCCCAGGTCTTGCCGATCACGTTGGAACGCGGGAGCGTCGGAACGTGATCCCCTCCCTGAACCTGGACCCGCTGATCGATCAGGCCCGCCGCACCCACTCCAGCGCCCTGTGCGTCCTGCAGGGCGGGCACACGCTCGTGGACGACACCGGCGGGTCGCGCGACCCGGTCGAGACCATGAGCGTCACGAAGGCCGTCCTCAGCCTCCTCGTGGGCCGCGCCGTGACGCTCGGGCACCTGCCGGGCGCGGACGTGCCCGTCGCGGAGTTCTACCCCGAGTGGCGGCAGGGCCGCCGGGCGCAGGTCACGCTGCGTCATCTCATGACCCACACCAGCGGCCTGCAGAACGTGCCTGCCGCGCCCCAGGAGATCTCCCCCAGCCCCGACTTCGTGCAGCTGGCCCTCTGCGCGGAATTCCAGCACGCGCCGGGAACGGCGTTCAGCTACAACAACAAGGCGGTGAACCTGATCTGCGGCGTGCTGCGCCGCGCGACCGGACAGCACGTCGACGACTTCGCCCGCGCGGAACTGTTCGGCCCGCTGGGCATCCACGACTTCAGCTGGGCGCGTGGCGCGGCGGGTACGCCGCACGGCATGAGCGGTCTACGCCTGCACGCGCGGGACCTCGCCCGGCTGGGACACCTGACGCTGCGCGGCGGCGCGGACCTGATCTCCCCGGACTGGATTCACGCCAGTACCCGCCCCGCCACGCCGCTGACCGTACGCATGGGCCTGCTGTGGTGGACGTGGCACCCGCAGGCGACGTACACCGTCATGGACGCGCACGTGCAGCACCTGCGGGACGCGCAGGCCAGCCCCGGACAGATCACTGCCCTGACCGCTCTGCGCGGGACACACCCGCGCCACGCCTTTCACGCCCAGCTGCGTGAGGTGGGATTCGATCCTACGCAGGTGCCCGCCGGGACCCGCTGGCTGCACGAGGACCCCGGCCCGCGCCGGGGCTGGTGTCACGACGGCTGGCTGGGCCAGTCCCTCGTGGTGGACGCGGAGGCCGATCTGGTCGCCGCGCGGCTGATCGCCGCCGACCAGATCGGCGCTGCCCGCGCCGGGAGCGACTGGCCGGACTTCATGGACGCCGTGTTCGCGCTGACCCGCTGAGCGCTCACAGCGGTTTTCACTCCCATTCAAGGGCCAACAACACGCCCTTCCACTCCACTGCCAATCGCTGATGTCGGCGGGGACTCGCTCTGCTCGTTTCAGGAAGACTGCGAAAACCCCTCAGTCTCCCTGAACACCGCGGTCAGAACCACCCGGCCTGCATGTCGGTGGTGGTGCGGTCGGCGCTGGCGAGCAGGTCGGCGTGCGCGCGGACTTTCGGGAGTTCGTGCGTGGCGAAGAAGCGCGCGGCGTGCAGCTTGCCGTGGTAGAAGTCCGCGTCGGCGCGGGCCGTGGGCAGGGCGCGCGCGGCGGCGGTCGCCTGCCGCAGCCACATCCAGCCGACGACGGTGTGCCCCAGCATCTCCAGGGCGCTGTTCGCGTTGGCGAGGAACAGGTCCGGGCCGAGTTCGGCGGCGCGGGGCAGCAGCGTCCCGAGAGCCTGGGTGTTCCACGTGGTGGCCTGCCTCAGGGCGGCGCGGATCTCGTCCAGGCCGTCGAGTCCCTCGCTGGCCTGCAGGTCGGCCTGCATGCGCCCCAGCAGAATGCTCAGGCCCCGCCCGCCCGCCTGGGTCAGTTTGCGGCCCAGCAGGTCGTTGCCCTGGATGCCCTCGGTGCCCTCGTGGATGGGGTTCAGGCGGTTGTCGCGGTAGTACATCTCGACGTTGAAGTCCCGCGTGTACCCGGCGCCCCCCATGACCTGAATGGCGTCGCTCAGGGCCTCCTGGCTGTACTTGCTGGGCCAGCTCTTCACGATGGGCGTCAGCAGGTCCAGCAGCAGTCCGGCGTCGGCGCGCCCTTCCTCGGGGCCGGTCTGGGTGTCGTCCACGAGCAGGCTGGCGTACAGGCCCAGCGCCAGTCCTCCCTCCACGAACACCTTCTGCCGCAGCAGCAGGCGGCGCACGTCGGCGTGTTCGATGATCGGCACGGGGGGCGCGGCGGGGTCCTTCTGGCTGGCGTGGCGGCCCTGGCGGCGCTCGCGGGCGTACGCGAGGCTCTCCATGTACCCGGCGGTGCCCAGCATCACGGCGCCCATCCCGACGCCGATGCGGGCCTCGTTCATCATGTGGAACATCTGCGCCAGGCCGCGCCCCGGCTCGCCGACCAGTTCGCCGATCGTCTCGCCGCCCTCACCGAAGTTCAGGAGGGTGTTCGTGGTGCCCCGGTAGCCCATCTTGTGGTTCAGGCCCGCCAGGACGACGTGATTGCTCTCGCCCGGCGTGCCGTCCTCATTCACGCGGTAGCGCGGCACCAGGAAGAGGCTGATTCCCTTCACACCCGCCGGGCCGCCCGCGATGCGCGCCAGCACGAGGTGCACGATGTTCTCGCTGAGTTCGTGCTCGCCGCCGCTGATCCACATCTTCGTGCCGGTGATGGCGTACGTGCCGTCCCCGCGCGGCGTGGCGGTCGTCGTGATGTCCGCGAGGCCCGACCCGGCGTGCGGTTCACTGAGGGCCATCGTGCCGAACCAGCGGCCCTCCAGCAGCGGGAGCATGTAACGCCGCTGCTGCTCGGGGGACGCGAACACCCGCTGCAGGTTGGCGTTCCCGATGGTCAGGAACGGGTAGCCGCTCGTGGCGACGTTCGCCGCCTGGAAGTGCGCCTGCACGGCCTGCATGACCACCCACGGCAGTTGCAGACCGCCGAGGTCCTCGTCGTGGTGGGCGCTGAAGAAGCCCGCGTCGCGGAAGGCGCGCACGGCCTCACGCATCGCGGCGGGCAGCACCACCTTGCCGTCCACCACATGCGGCTCATGTAGGTCGGCCTCGCGGGCGTGGTTCGCGAAGTAGCGTTCCGCGACGGAGTAGGCGACCTTCAGGACGTCCTCGTACACCTCGCGGCTGTGCTCGGCGAAGCGGGGGCGGGCCGTCAGCTCGGCGGTGGGGAGCACCTCGAACAGCTGGAAACTCAGGTCGCGGCGGTTCAGGACTGGGGGCATGCGCGGGCCTCCTTGTGGGAATGGGGGAGAGGTGGGGGGCGGGAACCTCCCGAGCGTACGGGGAGTGAACGTGAACGTCAACTTTGAACGCCCGCGTTAAGATGGGCGCATTCCACCCCGGGAGGACCCACCATGCGCGCCCTGACCTGCACCGCCTTCGACGAACCCGAAACCCTGACCGTCACCGAGCAGCCCACTCCTGGCCCCGGCCCCGGCGAGGTCCTGATCCGCGTGCAGGCCGCCAGCGTGAACTACCCCGACGCCCTGATGGTCCAGGGCAAATACCAGGTGCGCCCACCCCTTCCCTTCACGCCCGGCGCGGAGGCCGCCGGGACCGTCGAGGCCGTCGGCGAGGGCGTCACGCACCTTCAGGTGGGCCAGCGCGTCGCCGCGTTCACCGGCACCGGGGCGTTCGCCACGCACCTGATCGCCCCCGCCGCCGCCACGCTGCCCCTCCCGGACGACCTCGACCTGAACGTCGCCGCGACCCTCCCGCTCGCCTACGGGACCGCCATGCACGCCCTGATCGGCCGCGGGCAGCTGAAAGCCGGGGAGACCCTGCTGGTCCTGGGCGCCGCCGGGGGCGTCGGCCTGGCCGCCGTCATGATCGGCAAGGCCCTCGGGGCGCGCGTGATCGCCGCCGCCAGCACCCAGGAGAAACTCGACCTCGCGCGGGCACACGGCGCGGACGAGGTCATCAACTACACAGACACCGACCTGAAGGCAGCCGTGGGCGAGCTGACCGGCAAGAAGGGCGTGGACGTCATCCTCGACCCCGTCGGGGACCGCTGGGCCGAGAGCGCCTTCCGCGCCATCGCGTGGGGCGGACGGTACCTCGTGATCGGCTTCGCGGGCGGTGAGATCCCAAGGCTGCCATTGAACCTTCCGCTGCTCAAGGGTGCCTCCATCGTGGGCGTCTTCTGGGGCGAGTACGCCCGGCGCGACCCGCGCGGCAACGCCCGCCACCTCACCCAGCTGGCCGAGTGGGTCCAGAGCGGCACCCTGAAGCCCGAGATCAGCCGCGCGTACACCCTGCAGGAGGCGCCGCAGGCCATGCGGGACCTGCTGGAGCGGCGCGTGACCGGTAAAGTGATCGTCACGCCGTGACCATCCCCAGCCCCACCTACTACACCACCGCCGAACTCGCCCGCGCCGCGCAGGTCACCCGCCGCACCGTCATGCACTACGCCGAACTGGGCCTCCTGACCCCCGACCAGGTCACCGCGTCGGGCCGCGCCCTGTACGGCCCCTACGCCCTGCGGCTGCTGCGCGACCTGATCGACCTGCGCGCCCTGGGCTTCACCCTGGAGGAAGCCCGCGACGCCGTCACGCTGCGCCGCGCCACACATGACATCAGTGGCGTGTACCACCGCAACTGGACCCGTGCGGACATCCCCATCGACGACGCGCGCCTCCAGGCGCTGCAGGTCAAGCTGCGCACCGTGCACGACGCCTACGAGCGGCAGGCGGACAACCTCGCCCGCTTCGACCGCTGGCTCACCAAACGCTTCACCGGCGGACAGCTGCCCACGCCGGCCGGCGACGCCGACCCCGACGAGCCCGCTCCCGCCTGAGCGCACCTGCGCCAGCGGTTCAGGCCAGCACGGGCGCGACCGGCTGCCCCGCCACCCACACGTCCTGCACGGTGAGCGCAGCGTCCAGCGTCACGAGGTCCGCGCGCAGACCGACCCGCAGCTCTCCACGGTCCCGCAGGCCCACCGACCGGGCCGGCGTGAGACTGGCCATGCGGCTCGCCTCGGGCAGCGGCACGCCCGCCGCCACCGCGCGCCGCAGCGCCTCGTCCATCGTCAGGACGCTGCCGGCCAGCGTGCCGTCGGGCAGCGTGGCGTGCGCGCCCCGCACCGTGACCGCCTGCCCGCCCAGCTCGCTCTGCCCGTCGCCCAGACCGGCGGCCCGCATGGCGTCCGTGATCAGCATCACCCGCTCCGGCGCCGCCGCCCGCGCCAGCCGGAACGCC from Deinococcus sedimenti includes these protein-coding regions:
- a CDS encoding ABC transporter substrate-binding protein → MKKLALLTALALAGTTSAQSLSGTVTIWSWDAAAKALQSTVPSFNKKYPNVKVNVVDLGNQNVYDRGLAGCAAGGVDMPDVYSIENNEAEVFWARFPDCFTDLNTLGANKYAKSFPAFKWTELTVGNKRYAMPWDSGPVVIFYRRDLYQQAGINAASIKTWDDFLAAGKKLNTKFGGKVKMGAIGNGQDDEWFRMLANQNNCFYFDNNATQITIAKSGCVQALDTVKKLLSNDVVMTTDWGGQITAFKANRLASAMFGAWYEGTIRTNAADQKGKWGVYPMPASRPGGVRASNLGGSALAIPSSSKNQAAAYAFLENALATTNGQVTMLKSQGLVPSLLTASKDAYVNQKQPYWGNQTVWKTILDTLGDVPAARGTQYFQDARQVMIVVQADYVKGKYKTAQDALNDAAKKISAATGLPIAK
- a CDS encoding LacI family DNA-binding transcriptional regulator translates to MAQRAQVSVATVSRVLNGHNTVNEVLRERVEQAMRELRFRPNRIAQTLYHHRSKTIGCILPDIGNPFFSQLFLQLEIGAFERGYTMILGNTVSTRDMELTYLHALTERQVDGLLYLGGLANDPAPDPEALRTLNDIAERLPIVAVNGDVPGAPLASSVRSDEIGGTRTLLDLLRRHGHTHVAFLGGQLDVTTSLEKLDLYRERHPGVPNHWIQLTGLTIEAGRTAMSALLAAGTPPTACLCVNDLVAAGALAVAHERGLNVPRDLSIVGFDDIFVAQVVTPPLTSVNHNYAEVARQSLDALLDAIEGQKPARHITVPTLLIARESVSDPLVHH
- a CDS encoding winged helix-turn-helix domain-containing protein, encoding MNRADLLFDPQHCALLARCHEGPRSVTELADLTGTKPNTTYRRVQRLLAADLLTVAGVERRAGRSVRRYAPAHATVDVPFRDSPYPSFAAYLHERLGRTLRANLNRSFTRLDLPEHDLHLRFFFEHGVLQVDPVLRGQSVADTYAQVFAAAQTVTRWVPLKLTPDELTQLRADLDTLTRRYFRPFQDGDIPTGALGLFLLPG
- a CDS encoding serine hydrolase domain-containing protein produces the protein MIPSLNLDPLIDQARRTHSSALCVLQGGHTLVDDTGGSRDPVETMSVTKAVLSLLVGRAVTLGHLPGADVPVAEFYPEWRQGRRAQVTLRHLMTHTSGLQNVPAAPQEISPSPDFVQLALCAEFQHAPGTAFSYNNKAVNLICGVLRRATGQHVDDFARAELFGPLGIHDFSWARGAAGTPHGMSGLRLHARDLARLGHLTLRGGADLISPDWIHASTRPATPLTVRMGLLWWTWHPQATYTVMDAHVQHLRDAQASPGQITALTALRGTHPRHAFHAQLREVGFDPTQVPAGTRWLHEDPGPRRGWCHDGWLGQSLVVDAEADLVAARLIAADQIGAARAGSDWPDFMDAVFALTR
- a CDS encoding acyl-CoA dehydrogenase is translated as MPPVLNRRDLSFQLFEVLPTAELTARPRFAEHSREVYEDVLKVAYSVAERYFANHAREADLHEPHVVDGKVVLPAAMREAVRAFRDAGFFSAHHDEDLGGLQLPWVVMQAVQAHFQAANVATSGYPFLTIGNANLQRVFASPEQQRRYMLPLLEGRWFGTMALSEPHAGSGLADITTTATPRGDGTYAITGTKMWISGGEHELSENIVHLVLARIAGGPAGVKGISLFLVPRYRVNEDGTPGESNHVVLAGLNHKMGYRGTTNTLLNFGEGGETIGELVGEPGRGLAQMFHMMNEARIGVGMGAVMLGTAGYMESLAYARERRQGRHASQKDPAAPPVPIIEHADVRRLLLRQKVFVEGGLALGLYASLLVDDTQTGPEEGRADAGLLLDLLTPIVKSWPSKYSQEALSDAIQVMGGAGYTRDFNVEMYYRDNRLNPIHEGTEGIQGNDLLGRKLTQAGGRGLSILLGRMQADLQASEGLDGLDEIRAALRQATTWNTQALGTLLPRAAELGPDLFLANANSALEMLGHTVVGWMWLRQATAAARALPTARADADFYHGKLHAARFFATHELPKVRAHADLLASADRTTTDMQAGWF
- a CDS encoding NADPH:quinone oxidoreductase family protein gives rise to the protein MRALTCTAFDEPETLTVTEQPTPGPGPGEVLIRVQAASVNYPDALMVQGKYQVRPPLPFTPGAEAAGTVEAVGEGVTHLQVGQRVAAFTGTGAFATHLIAPAAATLPLPDDLDLNVAATLPLAYGTAMHALIGRGQLKAGETLLVLGAAGGVGLAAVMIGKALGARVIAAASTQEKLDLARAHGADEVINYTDTDLKAAVGELTGKKGVDVILDPVGDRWAESAFRAIAWGGRYLVIGFAGGEIPRLPLNLPLLKGASIVGVFWGEYARRDPRGNARHLTQLAEWVQSGTLKPEISRAYTLQEAPQAMRDLLERRVTGKVIVTP
- a CDS encoding MerR family transcriptional regulator; this encodes MTIPSPTYYTTAELARAAQVTRRTVMHYAELGLLTPDQVTASGRALYGPYALRLLRDLIDLRALGFTLEEARDAVTLRRATHDISGVYHRNWTRADIPIDDARLQALQVKLRTVHDAYERQADNLARFDRWLTKRFTGGQLPTPAGDADPDEPAPA